Proteins co-encoded in one Carassius carassius chromosome 35, fCarCar2.1, whole genome shotgun sequence genomic window:
- the nlrc3 gene encoding NLR family CARD domain-containing protein 3, translating to MDRNSHIPWQEYCYLDLKSNAQKQDTSKRMEDPGWLHRHQTLLQRFFSSSILVKVVHHMRKADLLSAQEAGLIQEMGSLKDKVHLLVEFLSVTDPHGAALQAYLQSSHLTEYNLITVHESMVRRYKDALIQRLKEDENSLAQVPGNSNSTLLLIECVSDLQQREHDLVQVSVNRGAGPLHGRALGLDKLIAPLTRGSTAPRVTLTIGVAGSGKSLMVRRFIQLWSTSQIYPELSLAIPIACWELSSFDRLSVERLLRLFVPYDNMDVILFNESCKVLLILDGLEEFRQSLDFADAPPTSDPRREIPVSDLIANIVRGNLLPGTTLWLLSRPGTGAKVPAGLVDRVTEAPPLSRTQIKDYINHCITNTLDAYSISQDSSPSQTSTPVDVSSKVWTYLNTQKPLLILSSVPAICHIIVTTLSRLLKLDSDATPLPRTLTEVYAHYCWPHLSGSEAPSGGIRKPLGTLGRLAFYSLLRRRYTFSETELRTYSVDVPTQGSMRGCRILQRRQSWLSDSVAWQFTHTSVQEFLGALFYYISSRRGMFDLFSESSVSWPRIGFHSHYRAALQKTNQSDAAPQGNLDLFMRFLSGLMSPAAGSLLGGSLGVGHEEQVTQRTTASTLLQNAVTGTGGDAVSMRNVTMVTCLAELQQVELLRSVEDDLINCSLRGKLKGGVCAVLAYLLQVSDACTEETQLSNCLDSSSLKRLLPQLLYCSKLRMENNEFKEGTMELLGSLLSAKECHILMLSLADDSISSKGIKPLSRALLVNRTLTTLDLHGNNIGAKGAKTLCDALKMNQVLVSVNLQNNHIEDEGARALAEVLQSNRKLTTLNVQKNSIGPEGVKKIGEALKKNQTLQDLNISSNHLGDLGTVALAQALMVNHVLHTLSLQSNSVSDRGIKALSHALQSNRGLSCLNLRENSIGVAGAKDIAKALKVNTCLRELDLTANLLHDEGVTAIAEAMRVNRAITSLHLQWNFIKAGAAKALAQSLMSNTCIQLLDLQENALGDNGVIALAFALRSNSSLIVLYLQGVSAGKSGAVALADALVVNESLHTLDLRGNSIGMEGAKAFSSALKKNRSLRSLNLQENSLGMDGAIFIATALRGNHQLNYINLQGNGIGESGAKVVSDAIKAGAPDCVVDI from the exons ATGGATAGAAATTCCCATATCCCATGGCAGGAGTACTGCTACCTGGATCTGAAGTCCAATGCTCAGAAACAAGACACTAGCAAAAGGATGGAAG atCCTGGGTGGTTACACAGACACCAGACATTGTTGCAACGGTTCTTTTCCAGCTCCATTTTAGTAAAAGTGGTCCATCACATGAGAAAGGCAGACCTACTTAGTGCACAGGAGGCGGGGCTTATACAGGAAATGGGGTCGTTGAAGGATAAAGTGCATTTATTGGTTGAGTTCCTGTCTGTCACTGATCCACATGGCGCCGCCCTTCAGGCTTATCTTCAAAGTTCACACCTGACCGAGTACAACCTTATAACTGTACATG aaTCTATGGTTCGACGGTATAAAGATGCTCTCATTCAGCGACTCAAAGAAGATGAAAATTCATTGGCGCAAGTCCCCGGCAACTCAAATTCCACATTACTCCTCATAGAGTGCGTATCTGACCTTCAGCAGCGAGAACACGACCTTGTACAGGTGTCAGTCAACAGAGGGGCGGGGCCTCTTCACGGTCGAGCGCTGGGATTGGACAAGTTGATCGCACCTTTAACGAGAGGTAGCACCGCCCCTCGTGTGACATTGACGATTGGTGTAGCTGGCAGCGGGAAGAGCCTAATGGTCCGCCGTTTCATTCAACTATGGAGCACCAGTCAGATCTATCCAGAGCTCAGTCTCGCAATCCCCATTGCATGCTGGGAATTGAGCAGTTTCGATCGGCTATCGGTCGAGCGCTTGCTGCGACTGTTCGTTCCGTATGATAACATGGACGTAATTTTATTTAACGAATCCTGCAAAGTGTTGCTCATTTTGGATGGATTGGAAGAATTTCGCCAGTCACTGGATTTCGCAGATGCCCCGCCCACTAGCGACCCTCGACGTGAAATTCCCGTGTCGGATCTCATTGCGAATATTGTACGAGGTAACCTGTTGCCAGGGACAACACTCTGGCTTTTGTCAAGGCCTGGCACTGGTGCGAAAGTTCCAGCAGGATTGGTCGACCGTGTGACAGAAGCCCCACCTCTTTCCCGAACCCAAATAAAGGATTATATTAATCACTGTATTACGAACACGCTAGATGCATATTCGATATCACAAGACAGCTCACCGTCTCAAACAAGCACACCTGTGGATGTTTCCTCCAAAGTGTGGACTTACCTGAATACCCAGAAACCATTGCTCATTTTGTCTTCCGTGCCTGCAATTTGCCACATTATCGTAACTACGCTATCGCGCCTTCTAAAGTTGGACTCAGATGCCACACCCCTTCCTCGAACGTTAACAGAAGTCTACGCCCACTACTGTTGGCCACACCTCTCAGGATCAGAAGCACCCAGTGGTGGCATCAGAAAGCCACTTGGCACTCTGGGTCGCCTTGCTTTTTATAGCCTCTTACGACGACGGTATACGTTCAGCGAGACAGAATTGCGAACTTACAGTGTCGATGTACCAACTCAGGGCAGCATGCGTGGCTGCCGCATCCTCCAGCGCAGGCAAAGCTGGTTGTCCGATAGCGTGGCGTGGCAGTTCACACACACGTCTGTGCAGGAGTTTCTGGGGGCACTCTTTTACTACATTTCATCAAGGCGCGGGATGTTCGATCTGTTTTCCGAAAGCAGCGTTTCCTGGCCCCGCATCGGCTTCCACAGCCACTACCGTGCTGCGCTGCAGAAAACGAACCAATCAGACGCCGCGCCGCAAGGCAACCTCGATCTCTTCATGCGCTTCCTGTCAGGGCTGATGTCTCCGGCAGCTGGCAGTTTGCTAGGCGGTTCGCTGGGCGTTGGGCACGAAGAGCAGGTGACCCAGCGCACAACAGCATCAACTTTGCTTCAAAACGCAGTGACCGGGACAGGAGGTGACGCCGTTAGCATGCGCAACGTCACGATGGTAACGTGTCTAGCGGAGCTGCAGCAGGTGGAGTTGCTACGATCCGTAGAGGACGATCTCATTAATTGCAGCCTGCGGGGAAAGCTAAAGGGCGGAGTTTGTGCTGTTCTCGCCTACTTGTTGCAAGTATCAGACGCATGCACTGAAGAGACACAACTGTCCAACTGTCTAGACTCCTCCTCCTTGAAGAGGCTCCTCCCACAGCTGCTCTACTGCAGTAAGCTGAG AATGGAAAACAATGAATTTAAGGAAGGCACCATGGAGCTGTTGGGAAGTCTGCTGAGTGCCAAAGAGTGCCATATTCTGATGCTCAG TCTGGCTGATGACTCCATAAGCAGCAAAGGCATTAAACCGCTCAGTCGGGCTCTACTTGTCAACCGAACCCTCACAACCCTGGA TCTTCATGGCAATAATATTGGTGCCAAGGGAGCAAAAACATTGTGCGACGCCCTAAAAATGAACCAGGTCCTCGTCTCAGTCAA TCTGCAGAATAACCACATAGAGGATGAAGGAGCGCGTGCGCTGGCGGAGGTTCTTCAATCGAACCGAAAGCTCACCACACTCAA tgttcagaagaacagcatcgGGCCGGAAGGAGTGAAAAAAATCGGAGAAGCCCTTAAAAAGAATCAAACTCTACAAGATCTCAA CATCTCGAGCAATCATTTGGGTGATTTGGGAACTGTAGCTCTGGCTCAGGCTCTCATGGTCAATCATGTACTCCACACACTCAG TCTTCAGAGTAACTCAGTGAGTGACAGAGGCATTAAAGCTCTCTCACACGCTCTTCAGTCGAACCGAGGACTCAGCTGTCTCAA TCTAAGGGAGAATTCAATAGGAGTTGCTGGAGCCAAAGACATTGCCAAGGCGTTAAAAGTCAACACTTGTCTTAGAGAACTCGA tttgACTGCTAATCTTCTTCACGATGAGGGAGTGACAGCCATCGCTGAAGCCATGAGGGTCAACAGAGCCATCACCTCCTTACA tctcCAGTGGAACTTCATAAAGGCTGGCGCTGCTAAAGCTTTAGCGCAGTCTCTCATGAGCAACACCTGCATTCAGCTGCTGGA TCTGCAGGAGAACGCCCTGGGTGATAACGGGGTCATTGCTCTGGCCTTTGCTCTGAGGTCTAACTCTTCTCTCATTGTGCTCTA TCTTCAGGGTGTATCGGCGGGGAAATCAGGGGCCGTTGCTCTAGCGGATGCTCTGGTGGTCAATGAAAGCCTTCATACACTAga TCTGCGTGGAAACTCCATTGGGATGGAAGGAGCGAAGGCATTTTCCAGCGCTCTGAAGAAAAACAGGAGCTTGAGAAGTCTGAA tctACAGGAGAACTCTCTGGGGATGGATGGAGCGATCTTCATCGCTACTGCGCTAAGAGGAAACCATCAGCTCAACTACAtcaa TCTCCAGGGTAACGGCATCGGGGAGTCAGGGGCAAAGGTCGTCTCAGACGCCATCAAAGCTGGTGCACCAGATTGTGTGGTGGATATCTAG
- the cluap1 gene encoding clusterin-associated protein 1 homolog, whose product MSFRDLRNFTEMMRALGYPRLISMENFRSPNFPLVAEILIWLVKRYEPQMEIPSDVDTESDRVFFIKAVAQFMATKAHVKLNLKRLYQADGYAVKEMLKITSILYNAMKTKENTDEEQNNDENSKFKFDLGSKIADLKVARQLGSEITAKGAALFDLLGLEEDLRESRTAAIARPLEITETERALRAAVKDVTESIQKTKDLLNNVSSDEASLEAKIEKKKQDLERNQKRLQTLQSVRPAFMDEYEKIEEDLQKQYQTYVEKFRNLSFLERQLDDYHRAEQERFEEAEMAMKMRQNKLKEEEKRLMRSGARDEDSDVDIPEDEGSDSDIEDRQQPRPRQISGRGGARFIGSMRGGDSEESEDSEIDVDNDDEDGEEDEDEEEEENEDLDEDNDSLEGSSTKPGRSNRLLHTQILEESDNDF is encoded by the exons ATGTCTTTTAGAGATCTGAGAA ATTTTACGGAGATGATGCGAGCACTAGGCTACCCTCGTCTCATCTCCATGGAGAACTTCAGATCTCCAAATTTTCCGTTAGTAGCCGAAATCCTCATCTGGCTTGTTAAGAG ATATGAACCTCAGATGGAAATTCCCAGTGATGTTGACACTGAGTCAGACAGAGTGTTCTTCATCAAAGCCGTGGCTCAATTCATG GCAACTAAAGCTCATGTGAAGCTGAATCTCAAGCGTTTGTATCAGGCAGATGGTTACGCTGTGAAAGAGATGCTGAAAATCACCAGCATCCTCTACAATGCCATGAAAACCAAAGAGAACACCGATGAGGAACAGAACAATGACGAAAACAGCAAGTTCAAGTTTGATCTGGGGTCAAAG ATAGCTGATTTAAAGGTGGCACGTCAGCTGGGATCTGAAATTACTGCAAAGGGAGCAGCTCTGTTTGACCTGCTGGGGCTCGAAGAGGACCTGAGAGAGAGCAGGACGGCTGCGATAGCCCGACCGCTGGAGATCACCGAGACAGAGAGAGCTCTGAGAGCGGCTGTCAAAGATGTCACG GAGAGCATCCAAAAGACAAAAGATCTGCTCAATAACGTATCGTCAGATGAGGCCAGTCTGGAGGCTAAAATCGAGAAGAAGAAACAGGATCTGGAGAGAAACCAGAAACGCTTACAAACTCTACAGAGCGTGCG TCCAGCCTTTATGGATGAATATGAGAAGATCGAGGAGGACCTGCAGAAGCAGTACCAGACCTACGTGGAGAAATTTCGTAACTTGAGCTTCCTGGAGCGGCAGCTAGATGACTATCACAGAGCTGAACAAGAACGCTTCGAG GAAGCAGAGATGGCAATGAAAATGagacaaaacaaattaaaagagGAGGAGAAGAGGCTCATGAGGAGTGGAG CAAGAGATGAAGACTCCGATGTGGACATACCAGAGGATGAAGGCTCTGACAGTGACATAGAGGACAGACAGCAGCCCCGACCACGACAGATATCAG GTCGAGGTGGCGCTCGATTCATTGGCAGTATGAGGGGAGGAGACAGTGAAGAG TCAGAGGACAGTGAGATCGACGTAGACAATGATGATGAAGATGGTGAGGAAGACgaagatgaggaggaagaggaaaacGAGGATCTGGATGAAGACAATGACAGTCTGGAGGGCTCCTCCACCAAACCTGGACGCTCAAACCGATTGCTGCACACACAAATCCTTGAGGAGAGCGATAATGACTTTTAA